A genomic segment from Rhodospirillum centenum SW encodes:
- a CDS encoding flagellar protein FlgN has protein sequence MDVDTLPPDLRQRLRDAFDTLADLLDEETGRVARADAEELKLYTEAKHALFEQLGILLKEANRPQQPVLPGPVVETGTAVLAMPETSAPGPGRAEETDVSAADGAGEKSPPEPPVDDPAAVRAAASRLRGAVETNRRAIRAAQDAVSAVAGHIAAAVERSRSDGVYGRSGQARRAVTPSFARVEREL, from the coding sequence ATGGATGTGGATACTCTGCCGCCCGACCTGCGCCAGCGGCTGCGGGACGCCTTCGACACTCTGGCTGACCTGCTGGATGAGGAGACGGGGCGCGTCGCCCGCGCCGATGCGGAGGAGCTGAAGCTCTATACCGAGGCGAAGCACGCGCTTTTCGAGCAACTCGGGATACTGTTGAAAGAAGCCAACCGGCCGCAGCAACCTGTCCTTCCCGGGCCGGTGGTCGAGACCGGCACGGCGGTGCTCGCGATGCCGGAAACTTCCGCGCCGGGACCGGGGCGGGCCGAAGAAACGGATGTGTCTGCGGCGGACGGTGCCGGAGAGAAGAGCCCCCCCGAACCCCCGGTGGACGACCCGGCCGCTGTGCGGGCCGCGGCCTCCCGGCTGCGCGGGGCTGTCGAAACGAACCGACGGGCGATCCGCGCGGCCCAGGATGCCGTGTCGGCGGTCGCCGGCCATATCGCCGCCGCCGTCGAACGCAGCCGCAGCGATGGGGTCTACGGGCGCAGCGGTCAGGCCCGACGGGCTGTCACGCCCAGTTTCGCCCGGGTGGAGCGCGAGCTGTAG
- a CDS encoding rod-binding protein: MTHVSPLAATPAGVAARPNDPAWKTAKAFEGMMMSQMLEAMFAGLSTDGPFGGGFAEETYRGLLLENYGSAMAGGNGAGTGIAEAVYAQINAYRQAKES; encoded by the coding sequence ATGACGCATGTTTCCCCGCTGGCAGCGACGCCCGCCGGCGTGGCCGCCCGCCCGAACGACCCGGCCTGGAAGACGGCGAAGGCCTTCGAGGGCATGATGATGTCGCAGATGCTGGAGGCCATGTTCGCGGGCCTGTCCACGGACGGCCCGTTCGGCGGTGGTTTCGCCGAAGAAACCTATCGGGGCCTTCTGCTGGAGAACTACGGTTCGGCCATGGCCGGGGGAAACGGGGCCGGAACCGGGATCGCCGAAGCCGTCTATGCCCAGATCAATGCCTATCGCCAGGCCAAGGAGAGCTGA
- a CDS encoding flagellar basal body P-ring protein FlgI, whose protein sequence is MDARRSGQRALAVVLAFLLSVLPSAGPAFAQMRIKDLVEVEGVRSNQLIGYGLVVGLDGTGDRLQNSPFTQQSLEGMLERMGVNITGLNVKTRNVAAVMVTAELPPFARQGSRLDVSISTMGDATSLLGGSLLATPLIGADGSVYAVAQGSVAVGGFSARGEAASVTKGVPTAGRIPNGGIVEREVEFALNDLARVRLTLRNPDFSTATRIAQAVNRQLGAYSARATDPTTVELTVPGAYAGNVADLISRVETLPVTPDQPARVVIDEQSGTIVMGDSVRISTVAIAQGNLTVRVTETPQVSQPGPFAQQGQTVVVPRTDIEVEDGSGNRLNIVQGSVSLRELVDGLNRLGAGPRDIISILQAIKAAGALHADLEVL, encoded by the coding sequence ATGGATGCCCGCCGTTCCGGCCAGCGCGCCCTCGCAGTCGTCCTGGCCTTCCTCCTGTCCGTCCTGCCGTCCGCCGGCCCGGCCTTCGCGCAGATGCGCATCAAGGATCTGGTCGAGGTCGAGGGGGTGCGCAGCAACCAGTTGATCGGCTACGGCCTCGTGGTCGGTCTGGATGGCACCGGGGACCGCCTCCAGAACTCGCCCTTCACGCAGCAGAGCCTGGAGGGGATGCTGGAGCGCATGGGCGTCAACATCACCGGCCTGAACGTGAAGACCCGCAACGTGGCGGCGGTGATGGTGACGGCCGAACTGCCGCCCTTCGCCCGCCAGGGATCGCGACTCGATGTCTCCATTTCCACCATGGGCGATGCCACCAGCCTGCTGGGCGGAAGCCTGCTGGCCACGCCGCTGATCGGGGCCGACGGGTCGGTCTATGCGGTCGCGCAGGGCTCCGTGGCGGTGGGGGGCTTCTCCGCCCGCGGGGAAGCGGCGAGCGTCACCAAGGGCGTGCCGACCGCGGGCCGTATTCCCAACGGCGGCATCGTCGAGCGCGAGGTCGAGTTCGCCTTGAACGACCTGGCGCGCGTGCGGCTGACGCTGCGCAATCCGGACTTCTCCACCGCCACCCGGATCGCCCAGGCCGTGAACCGCCAGCTCGGCGCCTATTCAGCCCGCGCCACGGACCCGACGACGGTCGAACTGACCGTGCCCGGCGCCTATGCTGGTAACGTCGCGGACCTGATCTCCCGGGTCGAGACGCTTCCGGTCACGCCCGACCAGCCGGCGCGGGTGGTGATCGACGAGCAGTCGGGGACCATCGTCATGGGCGACAGCGTGCGCATCAGCACGGTCGCCATCGCGCAGGGCAACCTGACCGTGCGGGTGACGGAGACTCCACAGGTTTCCCAGCCAGGTCCCTTCGCCCAGCAGGGCCAGACGGTGGTGGTGCCGCGCACGGACATCGAGGTGGAGGACGGATCCGGCAACCGCCTGAACATCGTCCAGGGCAGCGTCAGCCTGCGCGAGCTGGTCGATGGCCTGAACCGGCTGGGAGCGGGACCACGGGACATCATTTCAATTCTGCAGGCGATCAAGGCCGCCGGCGCCCTGCACGCCGATCTGGAGGTGCTGTGA
- a CDS encoding response regulator transcription factor: MRILLIENERLIAAALHREIGKAGLRCELSDEADAIRLMQEGDDSFADYDAILVGTVSNGGGLVTQLRRCSGHTIIIGLLGHRCVTSTIAYLRSGADDVLVKPINALEFEARLHAVRRRTHGHSSSELRVGRLTVYLDGRDPAVDGQRLRLSHREHAIFSVLALNVGRVVSKEKIYETVYGLTGSDPLDKVIDVYICKLRKKLAEATGGDRYIETVYGRGYKFEAPSEEEADIGPVAHIAPLSPALAADDGRHVSG, translated from the coding sequence ATGCGCATCCTGCTTATCGAAAACGAGCGGCTCATCGCTGCGGCACTGCACCGGGAGATCGGCAAAGCCGGCCTGCGGTGCGAACTGTCTGACGAAGCCGACGCCATCCGGCTGATGCAGGAAGGCGACGACAGCTTTGCCGACTACGATGCGATCCTGGTCGGCACCGTGTCGAACGGCGGCGGCCTCGTCACACAGCTCCGCCGCTGCTCCGGACATACGATCATCATCGGCCTGCTCGGCCACCGCTGCGTCACCAGCACGATCGCCTATCTGCGCTCCGGTGCGGACGATGTGCTGGTCAAGCCGATCAACGCGCTGGAGTTCGAGGCCCGGCTGCACGCCGTGCGCCGGCGGACGCATGGCCATAGCTCCTCCGAGCTGCGCGTCGGCCGCCTCACCGTTTATCTCGACGGGCGCGATCCGGCGGTGGACGGGCAGCGGCTGCGGCTCAGCCACCGCGAACACGCCATCTTCAGCGTGCTGGCCCTGAATGTCGGCCGGGTCGTTTCGAAGGAAAAGATCTACGAAACGGTCTATGGCCTGACCGGCTCCGATCCGTTGGACAAGGTCATCGACGTCTATATCTGCAAGCTGCGCAAGAAACTGGCGGAAGCAACGGGCGGCGACCGCTACATCGAGACCGTCTACGGACGCGGTTACAAGTTCGAGGCCCCCTCTGAGGAGGAAGCCGACATCGGCCCCGTCGCGCACATCGCCCCCCTCTCCCCGGCCCTCGCCGCGGACGACGGGCGCCACGTCAGCGGCTGA
- a CDS encoding flagellin translates to MSVSSISTMALARQTRNLVRTMQSDMHTLELEIGTGKKSDVAGSVGSRAALLLDLRNARQTTAEYRQSIQTQSSRLTLMQEALDKVRGSATQVRDLALSVSGSGVGAAAATIDEAALNAIQTLSSMFNSSQSGRYLFAGTRFDTRPMQPPTETAPSGIAPLDAVKSVLSSLGPTSTAADVDAALNGPNGLSSIFSDTYGGGPAAPENFSKTFFLGSTTQVQGRAGEDLPVTYACTAGDEPVRTLLKGLYLLAAVPSESVSTEAYQRIADQGWRLITQATDELIDTQGIIGLQEELLKRADERHEVEDGLLSKQITQMEMADPYETGLRLNTLETQLEATFAMTSRISKLSLIDFL, encoded by the coding sequence ATGTCGGTGTCTTCCATCTCGACCATGGCTCTGGCGCGCCAGACCCGGAACCTTGTCCGCACCATGCAGTCGGACATGCATACCCTTGAACTTGAGATCGGAACCGGCAAGAAGTCGGATGTCGCCGGTTCCGTAGGCAGTCGTGCGGCGCTGCTGCTCGATCTGCGCAATGCCCGCCAGACCACGGCCGAGTACCGCCAGTCCATCCAGACGCAGTCCTCTCGGCTCACGCTGATGCAGGAAGCCCTGGACAAGGTGCGGGGCTCGGCGACCCAGGTCCGCGACCTGGCGCTGAGCGTTTCCGGCTCGGGCGTGGGAGCGGCGGCCGCGACGATCGACGAGGCAGCGCTGAACGCGATTCAGACCCTGTCCTCGATGTTCAATTCTTCCCAGTCGGGCCGCTATCTCTTCGCGGGCACGCGCTTTGATACCCGGCCGATGCAGCCGCCCACGGAAACGGCGCCGTCCGGCATTGCGCCCCTGGACGCGGTGAAATCCGTGCTCTCCTCCTTGGGGCCGACATCGACGGCAGCCGATGTGGATGCGGCGTTGAACGGTCCGAACGGTCTGTCGTCGATCTTCTCCGACACCTATGGCGGGGGACCGGCGGCTCCGGAGAATTTCTCCAAGACCTTCTTCCTGGGCAGCACGACCCAGGTGCAGGGCAGGGCAGGCGAGGACCTGCCGGTGACCTATGCCTGCACGGCCGGCGACGAGCCCGTCCGGACCTTGCTGAAGGGCCTCTATCTGCTGGCGGCAGTGCCTTCCGAATCCGTTTCCACGGAAGCCTATCAGCGGATCGCCGACCAGGGCTGGCGGCTGATCACCCAGGCGACCGACGAGCTGATTGACACCCAGGGCATCATCGGCCTTCAGGAGGAACTGCTGAAGCGGGCCGATGAGCGGCACGAGGTCGAAGACGGGCTGCTGTCGAAGCAGATCACGCAGATGGAAATGGCCGATCCTTACGAGACGGGGCTGCGGCTGAACACGCTGGAGACCCAGCTCGAAGCCACCTTTGCCATGACGAGCCGGATCAGCAAGCTGTCGCTGATCGATTTCCTCTGA
- the flgK gene encoding flagellar hook-associated protein FlgK produces the protein MSIGLALQTALTGLQAQQQKSAILSRNVANATTPGYTRKEVTLASLTVGGEGRGVTVQDVRRNADAHLARETRTQSSDYAAKAARADALAVYTESIGQPQEERSLSSAVTALETAFLALEELPDNPVQQRAVVDAAVSLANRLNAADDKIKQVRQQADSDIAASVADVNQALVQLEKLNREVKMRTGSGQDTTELEDQRDVLLDRIAGQIGIQYFTRSPNELVVMTDGGVTLLDGSARMLEFTPTAVIGSTTEYPSMLSGLKVEGADIAPGSGYPLPLKSGRIAGLFEVRDSLMPQARRQIDEIASVLVDRFQAADASITGTGLSDTGLFTDAGVRHYRAPPYSPASPGPAGLAGRIAVNDLVRVEAGGNPALLRTGIHAATTGDVGDTAQIRSFLGVFQQTVSFDADAGLIPTGTLKGFASAAMGHQQMLRATAANDAKAQSVLLETVETARISKDGVNIEEEMQELLLIEKAFAAAGQVMQAASRMLDTLMEI, from the coding sequence ATGAGCATCGGCCTTGCCCTGCAGACGGCGCTGACCGGCCTTCAGGCCCAGCAGCAGAAGTCTGCGATTCTTTCCCGCAACGTGGCGAACGCCACGACCCCGGGCTACACCCGCAAGGAGGTGACGCTCGCCTCCCTCACCGTCGGCGGGGAGGGCCGCGGCGTCACCGTGCAGGATGTCCGGCGCAACGCCGACGCGCACCTGGCCCGCGAGACCCGCACGCAGTCGTCGGACTATGCCGCCAAGGCGGCCCGGGCCGATGCGCTGGCGGTCTATACGGAGAGCATCGGCCAGCCGCAGGAGGAGCGCTCCCTCTCCTCCGCCGTCACGGCGCTGGAAACGGCTTTCCTGGCGCTTGAGGAACTGCCGGACAATCCGGTGCAGCAACGCGCCGTGGTCGATGCCGCGGTGTCGCTGGCCAACCGCCTGAATGCGGCGGACGACAAGATCAAGCAGGTCCGCCAGCAGGCCGATTCCGACATTGCCGCGTCGGTGGCCGATGTCAACCAGGCCTTGGTCCAGCTTGAGAAGCTGAACCGCGAAGTGAAGATGCGGACCGGCAGCGGCCAGGATACCACGGAGCTGGAGGACCAGCGCGACGTGCTGCTGGACCGCATCGCCGGTCAGATCGGCATCCAGTACTTCACGCGCAGCCCCAACGAACTGGTCGTCATGACCGACGGCGGGGTGACCCTGCTGGACGGGTCGGCGCGGATGCTGGAATTCACCCCGACCGCGGTCATCGGTTCGACCACCGAATACCCGTCGATGCTGAGCGGCCTCAAGGTCGAAGGTGCGGACATCGCTCCCGGGAGCGGCTATCCGCTGCCGCTGAAGTCCGGCCGGATCGCTGGTCTCTTCGAGGTGCGCGACAGCCTGATGCCGCAGGCGCGGCGCCAGATCGACGAGATCGCCAGCGTTCTGGTTGACCGCTTCCAGGCGGCCGATGCCTCGATCACCGGCACCGGCCTCTCGGATACCGGCCTGTTCACCGACGCCGGGGTCCGGCACTACCGCGCCCCGCCCTATTCGCCGGCGTCGCCGGGGCCGGCCGGGCTGGCAGGCCGCATCGCCGTCAACGACCTTGTCAGGGTCGAGGCCGGCGGCAATCCGGCCCTGCTGCGGACCGGCATCCATGCCGCGACCACCGGCGATGTCGGTGACACTGCGCAGATCCGGTCGTTCCTGGGGGTCTTCCAGCAGACCGTCAGTTTCGACGCGGATGCCGGGCTGATCCCGACGGGAACCCTCAAGGGGTTCGCCTCCGCGGCGATGGGACATCAGCAGATGCTCCGCGCGACGGCGGCGAACGACGCCAAGGCCCAGAGCGTGCTGCTGGAAACGGTCGAGACGGCGCGCATCTCGAAGGATGGCGTCAACATCGAAGAAGAGATGCAGGAACTCCTGCTGATCGAGAAGGCTTTCGCTGCCGCCGGGCAGGTGATGCAGGCTGCATCCCGCATGCTCGACACGCTCATGGAGATCTAG